The Amblyomma americanum isolate KBUSLIRL-KWMA chromosome 5, ASM5285725v1, whole genome shotgun sequence genome window below encodes:
- the LOC144132561 gene encoding uncharacterized protein LOC144132561, producing MSLINEKFEGFRSEMVEMRKELAVTKAENEAIRSTNAHLTSELKKVRRELTDMQQYSRRNNLEIKGVPVVADENLISTMKTISGCLNTEVVESDIEVIHRVPTKKKDEQNIIVKFFSRSVRDKILKVAKKQRLNVSQLGFEGNTPVFVNEHLCPANKVLLGMAVKAKKEKKWKFTWVSDGKILMRKVENSHVLHVTSAEDLRQVL from the coding sequence ATGAGCTTGATCAATGAAAAGTTCGAGGGTTTCAGATCGGAAATGGTGGAGATGAGGAAAGAACTTGCTGTCACTAAAGCAGAAAATGAGGCAATAAGGAGTACTAACGCCCATTTGACATCAGAATTAAAGAAAGTCAGGAGAGAGTTGACTGATATGCAACAATACAGTCGCCGAAATAACCTGGAGATAAAGGGTGTTCCTGTGGTTGCGGACGAGAACCTCATCTCCACCATGAAAACGATTTCTGGATGCCTGAACACTGAAGTGGTCGAGTCTGACATTGAAGTTATTCATCGTGTACCTACAAAGAAAAAAGATGAACAGAACATAATTGTCAAATTTTTTTCCCGTTCAGTGCGGGATAAAATTCTGAAAGttgcaaagaagcaaaggcttaatGTTTCTCAGTTGGGTTTTGAAGGCAATACGCCCGTTTTTGTGAATGAGCACTTATGTCCTGCTAATAAAGTATTGCTGGGAATGGCGgtgaaagcaaagaaagagaaaaaatggaAGTTCACGTGGGTGTCAGACGGAAAAATTTTGATGCGCAAAGTTGAAAACTCACATGTTCTTCACGTGACAAGTGCAGAAGACTTGCGACAAGTTCTCTAA